Part of the Sinomonas atrocyanea genome is shown below.
TGGTCACGGGGTTCCTTCCGGATTCGGGTTCCGTGGGCGGGGACTTGGGGGGGCGGACGACGGCGGGCGGCGCCTCAGGCGCCCGCTCCGCCCTCCGCGGTGGCCGGCTGGGCGGCGCGGAGGCCGACCGGGTCCTTGGCGGCGAGGGCCGCCGCCGTGGTGAGGACGCCGAGCACGGCGAACCAGCCGCACACGAGCCACGGCGCCCCGCCCCCGGCCTGGAGCAGGGCCGCGGCGACGAGCGGGGTGACCGCCGCGGAGAGCACGGTGCCGACCTGGTAGCCGAACGAGACTCCCGAATAGCGCAGCTCGGTGGGGAACTGCTCGGCGAACCACGCGGCCTGGGGGCCGTAGATCGCGTCATGGAGGATGTTCATCCCGACGAGGAGCACGAGCGGGAGGAAGGCCAGGCTGCCATGGTCGAGGAACCAGAAGAACGGCCAGATGAGCACCACGACGCCCACGGACGCCCCGACGGCGATGCGCCGGCGTCCGATCCGGTCGGAGAGCCAACCCCAGAACGGGCCCGAGAGCAGCCCGATGGCGGAGACGATGAGGATCGCGGCCAGGCCCGAGGTGGTGTCGTGGCGGCGGTCCTTGAGGTACCCGAGGATGTACACGGTCATGAGCGTGTAGATGGCGGGCTGGACGAGCCGCATACCGATGGTCACGAGGATTCCGCGCGGGTGCTCGCGCAGCACGCGCGCCACGGGCCGGGCCACGGTGCGCGCGGCATCCTTGACCGCCGTGAACTCCTCTGCGTCGGTCACGCCCAGGCGGATCCACAGGCCGATCAGGACGAGGACGCCGGAGAGGAGGAACGGCAGCCGCCACCCGAACGACTGGAACTGCTCAGGGGTGAGGAACCCCTGCGTGAGCGCGTACGCGCCGGTGGCCAGGAGCATGCCGGCCGCCGAGCCCACCTGCGTGAACGAGCCGAAGAGTCCGCGCCGGCCGGCCGGGGCGTGCTCGACGGAGAGCAGCGCGGAGCCGCCCCACTCGGCGCCGGCGGAGAGGCCCTGGATGAGCCGGAGTCCCACGAGTCCCACCACGGCGAGGATGCCGATGGAGGCATAGTTCGGCAGGACGCCGATGAGGGTGGAGGCGATGCCCATGGTCAGCAGGGAGGCCACGAGCAGGGCCTTGCGGCCGATCCGGTCCCCGAGGTGGCCGGAGATGACGCCGCCGAGGGGCCGCGCGATGAACCCGACCGCGTAGGTGGCGAACGAGGCCAGGACGCCCACGAGCGGGCTCGCGTCGGGGAAGAACTGCTTGTTGAACACGAGGGCCGAGGCCGTGCCGTAGAGGTAGAAGTCGTACCACTCGATGGTGGTGCCGACGAACGCCGAGGCGAGGATGCGGCGCTTGGCGCGCAGGGCGGTGCCGAGTCCCGGCTCGGTTCTCAGGAGGGTGGCCATACAGGTCCTCTTCGGGTCGCGGCGCGAGGCTCGCTCAGGCGCCATACTTACGGCGCCGGGGGCCCGCGCGCCGTCGAATCCTCACCTGGGGCACCCCACTACAGCCGGAGGGTTGCCGTCCGGCAAGCCAGGGCTTGATGCCGGAACTCTTGATTCTTCGCCCAGTCTGCCGGTGGGCGCCCCGCCTGACGAAACGCACCCGTCACGGAGGTTCACACTCGCCCCACCCCGCCTTCTGAAGGTCACCTCCTGAAGGTCACCTCCTGAAGGTCAGCTCCTGAAGGTCAGCTCCTGCGGGAGCGACCCGCTGGACCTGACTTCCAGGACGTGACTTCCAGAAGGTGACCTTCAGGAGGTGACTTCCAGACGGAGGGGGGACTCAGTAGTCGGGGTTGCTCGGGATGATGAGCCCCGTCTCGTACCCGTACACGACCGCCTGCACCCGGTCGCGCAGGTGCAGCTTGGTCAGGATCCGGCGCACGTGGCTCTTCACGGTGGCCTCGGAGAGGAAGAACCGGTGCGCGATCTCCGCGTTGCTCAGGCCCTCGCAGATGGCCCGCAGGACCTCGAGTTCGCGCGGCGTCAGCTCCTTGAGCAGGGGGTCCGGGGCGGCGCCGCCGTTGCTCCGGGCGGGCGCGCCGCCGCTGCGGACGTAGGTCTCGAGGAGCCGCTGGGTCACGCGGGGGCTCACGACGGCGTCCCCGCTGGCCACGAGCCGCACGGCCTGGACGAGTTCGGCGGGCGCCACGTCCTTGAGCAGGAACGCCGAGGCGCCGGCCTGGAGGCCGGAGAACGCGTACTCGTCGAGATCGAAGGTGGTCAGGATGATGACGCGGGCAGGGCTGTGGGCGGCGGCGATGCGCCGTGTGGCCTCGATGCCGTCCATGACCGGCATCCGCACGTCCATGAGCACCACGTCGGGGCGCAGCGACTCGGTGAGCTTCACGGCCTCGGCGCCGTTGCCGGCCTCGCCGACCACCTCGATCCCGTCCTCGGACTCGAGGACGAGCCGGAAGCCCATCCGCAGCAGCGGCTGGTCGTCGACGAGCAGGAGCCTCAAGGGCCCCTCGCCGTGGTGGTGCTCCGTCTCGCTCATGCGTCCCCCTCCGCCCAGTGCTGCTCGTCCACCAGCAGCTCGGTCTCCACGACCCATCCTCCCCCGGCCCGCGGGCCCGCGCGGAGGGTGCCGCCGTAGAGGGCGGCCCGCTCCCGCATCCCGGCGATGCCGGCTCCCGTCCCGAGGCGAGGCCGCGCGCCGTCGGCCGCCGCGCCGTCGTTCTCGATCCGGACCCGCACGGTGCTGCCCTCGCGTGCCACCTCGACCTCGACGCGGGAGACCCCGCGCCCGTAGCGGAGCGCGTTGGTCAGGGACTCCTGGACGATCCGGTAGACGGCGAGCTGGAAGGCGGGGTCCGCGGGCGGGGCGGCCCCGGTGAGTGTGAGGACGGCGGGGAGCCCCGCGGTCCGGAACCCGGCCACGAGCGACTGCAAGCTCTCGGTGCCGGGGGCGGGTGCGAGGCTTGCCTCCGATGCCGGCTCGCGGAGCACCCCGAGGACGCGGCGCATGTCCGCCAGGGCGGTGCGCCCGGTACGGGACAGCTCGCCGAGGACCTCCTGGGCCCTGTCCGGGTCCTTCGCGGCGATCTTCGCGGCGCCGTCGCTGAGGGCGACCATGACCGTGAGCGAGTGCGCGACGACGTCGTGCATCTCCCGGGCGATCCGGTTGCGCTCCTGGACGGAGGCCAGCTCGGCCCTGCGCATGGCCCAGGCCCGGATCTCGGCCTGGTGCTCGCGGGTGCCGCGGACCCAGGCTCCGAGCCCGGCGGCGAGGACGTCCATGAGCAACACGGAGACCGCGGCGACCAGGCCCACGTAGCGGGCGTTCTCCGGGACGGCGGGGCCGCGGGGGGTGTAGACGAACGCGTAGTAGACGGAGGCGGGGACCGAGGCGAGCACGGATGCGCCGAAGGCGACGAGCGCCGGGGCTGAGACGGCCACGGCGTAGAGCGCGAAGAAGACCGCCGCGCTCATGACCGAGCTGTTCGGGGACTGGTAGAGCAGGGCGGCGTCGATCGCCACGGTCACCACCAGCACGGCCCACGGGGACCGGCGCCGCCCCAGCAGGGCCGCCTGCTGGACGGCCAGCAGGGCCAACCGCCACCAATTGCCGTGCAGGGCGTACTCGGCGAAGAGCGGCCCCGCGAGGAACGCGGCCGCGGCGACGACGATCCAGTCCATCGCCACGGGACGGTCGGCCAGGTACGCGCGGACGCGGCCCCGCCGTGGCGGGACCGCGAGGGCGAGCGCCTGCGCGCCGGGAGCGTGCACGGTCCTCCTACACGTCCCGCTGCTTGAGCGTGGTGAAGGCGGCGAAGAGGAGCACCACCACATAGGCGGCGATGACCAGCGTGCCCTGCCAGGGCTCGAGGAGGGAGGAGTCCAGGGGCTGGCTGGACCCTGCCTCGAGCATGGACTGGAACGCGTTGGTGGGGAGGTACTTGCGTGCCTCCTTGAAGAAGTCGTTCGGAATGAGCTGGAAGATGATCGGGAGCACGAACAGCACGGCCACCAGCGTGACGATCGCCCCGGCGGAGTTGCGCAGGAGTGCGCCGAGCGAGAGCCCCATGAGGGCCACCGCGGACACGTAGGCCGCGCTGAGGAGCATGATCCGCTGGACGTCCCAGCTCGCCATGTCGAGGCTCAGGCTGTAGTTGCCGAGGATCGGCTGGGCCACGAGGCCGCCGAGGTAGGCGCCCGCGTAGGTCACCGCGAACCCGACCACGACGGCGTAGACCGCCTTCGCGGCGAGCACGGGCCAGCGCCTGGGGACCGCGGCGAACGTCGCCCGCGACATGCCGGAGGTGAACTCCGCGCTGATCAGGAGCACGGCGAGCGAGCCGACGATGAGCTGCGAGAAGGTCACGCCTGCATCCGGAAGGTGCGGGAGCAGGGCGGTGACGTTGATGGCCTCGCGCGGATTGGTCACGGTGCCGCTGTGCTGGGCCTGGGAGACCTGGCCGAAGCCCCACGCCTGGAGCGCCGCGAAGCCCATCATGAGCGCGACGGCGCAGACCAGGAGGATCCGGGTCGACAGGAGCGAGAGGAGCTTGATCCGCTCGGAGGCCAGGACCCGGAGGAAGGTCGGGCCGGCGAGGGCCGGTGCCGCGGAGCGGCGGGCGTGCTGGACTGCGGTGCTCATCGGTGCGCCTCCTGGGTCTGGGCGGGGGTGGCCGCGGCGGGCAGGCTGGGCGCGTGGCCGGCATCGGGACGGTCGGAGCGGTACTCGACGTCGTCCTTGGTGAGCTCGAGGTAGGCCTCCTCGAGGCTCGCCTGCAGCGGCGTGAGCTCGTAGACCAGGATGCCGGCGCCGAGCGCGGCCTGGGCGATCTCGCGCGGCCCGAGGCCGGAGACCTCGAGGAGCTCGCGCTCCTGGGTCTGGATGCTCACCCCGTCACGGGCCAGCAGCGCGGCGAGCTGCTCGGGGCTATCCGTGCGGACCCGGGTCCGTGCTCGGCCCTCGCCGTTGAGGATCTCCTGGATCGGTGCGTCCGCGATGATCTTGCCGCGGCCGATCACGATGAGGTGGTCCGCGGTCTGGGACATCTCGCTCATGAGGTGGCTCGAGAGGAAGACGGTGCGCCCCTCGGAGGCAAGGTACTTGACGAGGTTGCGGACCCACAGGACGCCCTCGGGGTCGAGGCCGTTGACGGGCTCGTCGAGCACCACGACCTGCGGGTCGCCGAGCAGGGCCGCGGCGATCCCGAGCCGCTGCCCCATGCCGAGGGAGAAGCCCTTGACCTTCTTCCGTGCCACGGCGCCGAGGCCGGTCATCTCGATGACCTCGCTGACGCGCGAGACCGGGATGCGGTGAGTGGCGGCGAGGGCGCGCAGGTGCGTGTAGGCGGTGCGGCCGGGATGCACGGCGCGCGCCTCGAGGAGGGCGCCGATCTCCCGCAGCGGTGCCCGGTGCCTGACATACGGCTCGCCGTTGACGGTCACGGTGCCGCGGGTGGGCGCGTCGAGCCCCATGATCATGCGCATCGTGGTGGACTTGCCGGCACCGTTGGGGCCGAGGAAGCCGGTGACGCGGCCCGGCTGGACGGTGAAGGTGACCCCGTCCACGGCCGTCTTGTCGCCGTAGACCTTGGCCAGGTCTTGCGCCTGGATCATGACATTCCCCTTCGTGTTCGCATGGTTCCACGCTAGGGCGGCCACCCGGGCGGGCGCGACGACCGCGGGGATGAACTCGCGCGTCCCCCCGTGGGCGGTGCTCCTCCTCAAGGATGAGTCTGGGCGGAGGAACCCGCGAGGAAAGGCAGGACACACCCACACCTGCCACAGCCCATCCTCGGCCCGGCCACAGCCTGCGCATAGCCTCGCGCCCTAGGTTTCACCCGTGAACCGTCGCACCCTCGTCATCAACAGCGCCCTCGGGGCGGCTGCCCTCCTCCTGAGCGGAGGGATCTGGGCGACCGTCGCCGCGACGGCGCGCCCCGCCAGCAGCGTCAGCAGCCGCACGGTCTCCGTAGCGCGCGCCTCGCTCCAGCAGACTGCCACGGCCTCGGGGAATGTCTCGTCGGCCGCGACCACCACGGTGGGGACCGGCAACTGCTCGGGCGCCGTCACGGCCGTCAAGGTTGCCATCGGCCAGACCGTCAAGGCCGGTGACGAGCTGGTGGACATCGACCCGACCAACGCGCAGAACGCCGTCGACTCGGCCCAGGCGCAGCTCGACGCGGCCTCGGCGCAGACCGGACAGCAGGCAGCCAGCGCGGCGAACTCGGTGGCCCAGGCGCGCCAGCAGCTGGCCAGTGCCCAGCAGACCCAGGCGCTCGACGTGCAGCAGCTGGCGGCCTCCGTGGCGGCCGCCCAGAAGCAGGTCGACGCGGACCAGGCCACGCTCACGCAGGACCAGGCCACGGCATCGGCGAGCCCGAGCAGCACGCCCGCAGCCAATGCGCTGACCGCGGCGCAGGCGCAGCTGGCCAAGGACCAGCAGTCCCTCACCCAGGCCCAGAACCAGCAGGCCTCCTCGACCCTCAAGGACCAGCAGCAGGTCGCCGGGGCGGGCGTCTCGCTCAGCTCGGCGCAGAACGCCCAGGCCAATGCGGCGCCCGCGAACGTCACGAGCGCCCAGATCACGCTCAAGACCGCCCAGGACAACCTCGCCGACTGCGTGGTCAAGGCCCCCTCGAACGGCACGGTGACCGCCATCGGTGCGGTGGTGGGCGCGAACGCGTCCGGGGGCTCCTCGGGCGGTTCGAGCGCCTCCGGGGCCGGGTCTGCGGCCTCCGCCGGAAGCACCGGCGCGTCGTCGTCCGGCGCTGCCGGGTCCGGATCGGCGGCGGGCCTCGTGACCCTCACGGACGCCGGCCACCTCCAGGTCACGGCGGCCTTCTCCGAGTCGGACGTCGCGGCCATGAAGGCGGGCCAGGCCGCGACCCTCACCTTCCCGGCCCTGAAGGCCGACGCCGGCGCGCCGCCGGTGACGGGGACCGTCACCTCGATCGCGGCGACCTCCACGACCACCAACGGCGTCGTCACCTATGCCGTGACCGTCTCGATCGCGAACCCGCCGGCGGCCGTGCGCCTCGGCGAGAGCGCCACGGTGGCGGTCACGACGGCGTCGGCCGACAACGCGCTCGTGGTGCCGACCCTCGCGATCACGACTGCGGGCACGCGCCAGACGGTGACCGTGCAGCGCAACGGTGCGGACGTCCCGGTGGCCGTGACCACCGGCGTGACGGCGAACGGCCGCACCCAGATCCTCACGGGCTTGGGCGAGGGGGACCAGATCGTGCTCCCCAGCGTGACCGGCACCACGGACACCTCGACCCAGAACCCGCGGGGCCTCTTCGGCGGGGGCTTCGGCGGCGGCGCCGGGGGCAACGGCGGCGGCGGGGCGCGAGGAGGCACGAGTGGCGGCAGCAACTCCGGCACCGGCCGCTGATCCGGGCATGAGAGAGCTCGAGTACGCACGGCCGGCGGCACGTGCGGCCGCACACCGGTCGCGGCCCGTGATCGCCCTCGAGGACGTCAGCAAGGTCTACGGCCAGGGCGAGGCCGAGGTCCGGGCGCTGGACGGCGTGGGCCTGAGCATCGGCCGCGGCGAGTTCGTGGCGATCGTGGGCGCGTCCGGGTCGGGCAAGTCGACCATGATGAACATCATCGGGTGCCTGGACGCGCCGACGGGCGGGAAGTACCTCATGGACGGGATCGCGACCGGCGAGCTCGACGAGTTCCAGCTCGCCCAGATCCGCAACCGCAAGATCGGGTTCGTCTTCCAGAGCTTCAACCTCATCCCCCGCACGCGGGCCGTCGACAACGTGGCGATGCCCCTGGCATATCGGAAGGTGGGCCGGCGCGAGCGGCACGCCCTCGCGCTCGAGGCCCTCGACGCCGTCGGCCTCTCCGCCCGCGCGGGCCACCTGCCCTCGCAGCTCTCCGGCGGCCAGCAGCAGCGCGTCGCGATCGCCCGCGCCCTCGTCGGCGAGCCGGTGCTCCTCCTCGCGGACGAGCCGACCGGGGCGCTCGACACCAGGTCCTCGCACGAGATCCTCGATCTCTTCGACGCCCTGCACGCCCGCGGCCGGACGATCGTCATGATCACCCACGAGCCGGAAGTCGCCGCCCGCGCCCAGCGGGTGGTGCGGATGCAGGACGGACGCATCGTCGAGGACTCTGCACCGTCGGGAGGCAGCGCGTGATCGCCGAGTCCGTGCGCTTCGCCCTCTCAGGGATCGCGGCGAACAAGATGCGCTCCGTGCTCACCACGCTGGGAATCGTGATCGGCATCAGCGCCGTCATCACGCTCCTCGCCGTCGGGGCCGGGACGTCGAACATGATCAAGGAGCAGATCGGGCGCCTGGGCACCAACGTGCTCACCGTGAACCGCGCCGTCGCGACGGGCGGACGGGCCACCGGCGGGAGCGCGACCGCGACCCGCACCCGGTCCACCTTCCTCACCCTCGCCGACCAGCAGTCCCTCGACGACCCGGTCCTCGCCCCGGACATCGCGACGACAGCCCCGGTGGTGCAGGCGCAGTCCGTCACCGCGGCGCTGGGCTCCTCGACGCACTCGATCGCCTCGACGCTCGGGACCACGCCGTCGTACTTCGGCATCACGGCGTTCAGCGCCGCGGCCGGGCGGGTGCTCGACGACGCCGACGCCGGCCAGCCCGTCGTCGTGCTGGGCAACAGTGTGGCCGTCGACCTGGCCCAGGACGTGTCCACCCTCGTCGGGCAGACCGTCTCGCTCAACAGCCGCAACTTCACGGTGGTCGGTGTCCTCGCCGCCAAGGGCACGAGCGGGCTCAACGACCCCGACGACGTGGCCATGGTCCCGATCGACACGGCACAGGGCGCCTTCACCGGCTACACCCAGAGCCTCTCCTCCATCGCCGTGCAGGCCAAGAGCGCCGACGTCATGACCCAGGCGCAGAACGAGATGCAGCAGATCCTCGATGCCCGGCACCAGGTGACGCCGGACACCCGCGACTACCAGGTGCGGAACCAGGCCCAGGTGCTCTCGACCGCCACCTCCACCACCCAGACCCTGACGATCCTCCTCAGCGCGGTCGCCGGGATCAGCCTCCTCGTCGGCGGGATCGGGGTCATGAACATCATGCTCGTCACCGTGACGGAGCGGACCAGGGAAATCGGAATCCGCAAGGCCATCGGCGCCACGCGGGGCAACATCGTGCTGCAGTTCCTCGTCGAATCACTCATCATCTCGGTCCTCGGCGGCATCGCGGGCATCCTCCTCGGGTTCGGCGCCTCCGGCTTCCAGTTCTTCGGCATCCAGCCGGAGGTCCAGTGGTGGACCGTGTGGCTGAGCGTTGCCGTGTCCGCAGGGATCGGACTCGTGTTCGGCATCTATCCGGCCAACAAGGCCGCCAAGCTCCGTCCCATCGACGCCCTCCGCTACGAATAGAGCCCCCATGAACGAGCACACGCCAGAATCCACTGTTCCCACCGAGCGCATGGCCGTCGGCGGGTCCGCGGAAGCAACCGAGGCGTTCACCCTTCCGCAGGCGTCCGTTCCGGCCCCGTGGGGCAGCCCCCTGCCGGCGCGCGAAGAGGGGCTCCTCCCCTCCGACGACGCGGACGAGGCCTTCGACGAGCCGTTCGTCCCGGCGCCCCGGTGGCGCGCGGGAAGGCTCACCAAGGTCCTGGTGTGCCTGTGCCTCGTGCTCGCGGGCGGCCTCGGCGGGGCGGCGCTGCAGAAGTCCGTGGATGCCCGTACCGGCCTGACCGGCCGGGGCCAGTTCCAGATCAGCTCGCAGAACGGTGCGGGAGGCGGCAACGGCGGCTTCGGCGGCCGCAACCGCGCATCCCAGAGCACGGGGACCGCACCGGCGCCGGCTCCGTCGGCCCCCTAGGTCCTCCGAGGAACGGTCAGCCGGCGGCCCGCGGCGAGTACACCGTGAGGGCACCCCGCTCCACCCGGACGGTGGCGCGCCGGACTCCGGGGACCACCTCGCCGTCCACCGCAAGGACCAGCGGCCGCCCGAGGGCCGCGAGTTCGACCTCCTCGGCATCCCACTCGTGCAGGGCCGGGCTCCGCTCGGCGGTGCCCGTGACCAGGGCCGTCAGGAGCCGGAGCCGGGCGAAGCGGGGCCGGGCGCTGGCGGCACGGAGGTCGAGGACGCCGTCGTCCAGGATGGGGCGCTCGAGCGGCGCGATGTCGCGGGGCCAGTAGCGGCCGCGGCCGATGTAGAGGGTCCACACCTTGCGGCGGACGCCGTCGATCTCGAGCCAGGTGGGGGTCGAGGCGCCGAAGGTCCGCAGGGCCGCGAGCGTGCCGGCCGCGCGCTTGGGGAGCCAAGGGAGGCGGCGGCGGAGATGGTCCCGCCGCCGGACGAGGTTGGGGTACACCCCCACGCTCGCCGTGTTGAGCATGACGACGCGGACCTCCTCGGGTGCCTCGGGATCCCCGCGCTCGGCCCGCACGCGGCCGAGGTCGCACACGAGCGCCGTCCCGGCGTCCACGGCGTCGGCGACGTCGGCGCCCTCGAGCGCTCCGAGGTCGCGGGCGAAGTGGTTGAAGGTCCCGCCCGGCAGCACCGCGAGGGGCATGCGGAGGTCTGCACACACTCCGGCCACGGCGCCCACCGTGCCGTCGCCGCCCCAGACGCCGAGGGCGCGAACGCCGGACGTCGCGGCAAGGGTCCGCGCGACCTCGGCCGCGTCGTCGTCCTCCCCCACCTCCTTGACCATCGCGGAGGGGAAGAGCTCCCGCACCCTCGCCGCGGAGTCAGTCCCGGCCGGACCGCTGGCCGGATTGAGGACGACGGCGAGCCCCTCCCCCCGCTCGAGGGCGGGGGCGGGGGCGGGGGTCGTCCGGGCGGGCGGCGCGGTCTCGAGGCGGGCCCACCAGGTGCGCGTCACGAACGCGGCGCCGACGCCGCAGGCGGAGCCGAGGACGACGTCGCTGGGCCAGTGCGCGCCCGTGTGGACGCGCGAGTAGGCCACGCCGGCGGCCAGTGGGACGAGCGCGGCGCCGAGCGGCGGGCTCAGCAGCCCGACCCCGGTGGCGAAGGCGAAGGCGGAGGCCGAGTGGCCGCTCGGCAGGGACGAGCTCGTGGGCTGGGGGCTGAGGAAGCGGTGCACCGGCAGGGCCGCAGGGTGGGGCCGGGTGCGGGGCAGGAGGCGCTTGGCGACGATGTTCACGCTCGCGGAGGCGAGCGCCACGGCCATCAGGCCGTGCGCGGCGGCCCGCCGGGACGGCCCCTTCTTCAGGGCCAGGCCCGCGGCGATGGCGATCCACAGCTTCGAGTGCGTGGCGGCCCGGGTCAGCCAGGAGAACGCCGGGTCCCAGGGGCCGCGCGGAAGCCGGGCGACCCGGTCGACCAGGGCGGTATCCATGCGCTGGACGGCATGGAAGGGCAGGCCGGGGGGACGGAGGTCGCGGAGCCTGCGGGGTCGCATCATGGCGGCCAGCCTACTGCGCCGCGCCATGTGCTGGGCCTTCCTTCCGGGTCACGCCGGCCAGGGCGAGGGCCACCAGGATGGGCACGAGGATCGCGAGCAGCGCATGCCGCAGTCCGAGATGGTCGCCGAGGAAGCCGAGGAACGGCGGCCCCGCCAGGAAGGCGATGTAGCCGATGGTCGAGACGACCGAGACCCGGGCGGCCGCCCGTCGGGGATCGTCGGCGGCCGCGGACATGCCCATGGGGAAGGCGAGCGCCGCGCCGAGCCCCCAGAACACGGCCCCGACAGCGGAGAGAAGATAGGTGCTTGCCAAGGCATATGTGGTCAGCCCGATGAGCGCCGAAAGCATGCTGAGGCGGAGGGCGGCCACCCGGCCGATCCTGTCGATGATCCGGCCCCCGAACCAGCGGGCCACCGTCATGGCGCCCACGAACACGGCGAAGAGGGCCGCGCCGGCGGCCTCGCTGGCACCCAGGCCGTCCACCACGCCCTTGGAGATCCAGTCGTTCCCCGCACCCTCGGTGAGCGTGGCGCCCAGGACCACCACGCCGATGAGCACGGTGCGGGGGTGGCGCCAGGCGTCGAGCACGCTGCCCTTCGGCGCGGCACCCTCGGGCGGTGCGGCTCCCTCGTGCGGCGACTCGTCGGCGTCGTGCGCGAGGAAGTACCGCGGGACGAGGACGATGATCACCGCGACGACCACGACGATCGCGAACAGGTGCAGCGCGAGGTCGATCCGGGCGGCGCTCAGCGCCGCCCCGAGGAGCGCGCCGAGGACGGCTCCCCCGCTGAACGCCGCGTGGAACTGGGGCATGACGGTGCGGCCGAGACGGTGCTCGACGTCCGCGCCGCCGATGTTCTGGGCGACGTCCCAGAAGGCGATGCCGCTGCCGAAGAGGACCATGCCCGCGGTGACG
Proteins encoded:
- a CDS encoding MFS transporter, producing MSTRTDSAGTVRGAAIAIFVIFGTNGFIFASWAARIPSVTQTLGLSTGEMGAVLLVGALGSLVSLPLTGSIVDRIGLKATIRFGGSLAITAAAVIAVGLLAHSVWVVTAGMVLFGSGIAFWDVAQNIGGADVEHRLGRTVMPQFHAAFSGGAVLGALLGAALSAARIDLALHLFAIVVVVAVIIVLVPRYFLAHDADESPHEGAAPPEGAAPKGSVLDAWRHPRTVLIGVVVLGATLTEGAGNDWISKGVVDGLGASEAAGAALFAVFVGAMTVARWFGGRIIDRIGRVAALRLSMLSALIGLTTYALASTYLLSAVGAVFWGLGAALAFPMGMSAAADDPRRAAARVSVVSTIGYIAFLAGPPFLGFLGDHLGLRHALLAILVPILVALALAGVTRKEGPAHGAAQ